Proteins co-encoded in one Halorussus vallis genomic window:
- a CDS encoding extracellular solute-binding protein, with protein sequence MQETRRSFLKATGAAGVAGVAGSASALAQNKSITFYNAGSLQYDPGTEKNIQRFEDQTGITVNVNEVPWSNLKTTLITQWRNQGSKVDAFNGPTWWLADFVAADWIVPLDLPKNHVSKYPQNLQELIQFDGKAYMAPQLGKWGTFLYDRQALQQNNIQQPPQNWDEIIQKGKKLSTGNQSGFAFTWANKDVFTFKQFLYQAGGQLFNEQNEPTFVNKGVDVFNNLLLPLRKQNVVPDGISTMGEGPVGDAFIGGSVATVESWTPLASRAWESKDWSQQRLGVAKPPKGPQSRATFQDTNGIGVSKFSKNQQAAKRFAQFMSTTQSLKTDMLTEGNPAPVPDVYEMSEVKNQFPQKWLDVQKYNLQHAKSETYRAQPQVDNYLSNQITPALLGKKPPKQALQTAAQNIRQLYKNLGIL encoded by the coding sequence ATGCAAGAGACACGCAGAAGCTTTTTGAAAGCGACAGGAGCAGCGGGTGTGGCCGGCGTCGCGGGTAGCGCGTCCGCGCTGGCACAGAACAAGTCCATCACGTTCTACAACGCCGGGAGCCTACAGTACGACCCCGGGACAGAGAAGAACATCCAGCGGTTCGAAGATCAGACCGGTATCACGGTCAACGTCAACGAGGTGCCGTGGTCGAACCTCAAGACGACGCTCATCACCCAGTGGCGCAACCAGGGGAGCAAGGTCGACGCGTTCAACGGCCCGACCTGGTGGCTCGCCGACTTCGTTGCGGCCGACTGGATCGTGCCGCTCGACCTGCCGAAGAACCACGTTTCGAAGTATCCGCAGAACCTGCAGGAACTCATCCAGTTCGACGGGAAGGCGTACATGGCCCCGCAACTGGGCAAGTGGGGAACCTTCCTGTACGACAGGCAGGCGCTCCAGCAGAACAACATCCAGCAACCGCCGCAGAACTGGGACGAGATCATCCAGAAGGGCAAGAAGCTGAGCACAGGCAACCAGTCTGGGTTCGCGTTCACGTGGGCGAACAAGGACGTGTTCACGTTCAAGCAGTTCCTCTATCAGGCCGGCGGCCAGCTGTTCAACGAGCAGAACGAACCGACGTTCGTCAACAAGGGCGTCGACGTGTTCAACAACCTGCTGTTGCCGCTCCGCAAGCAGAACGTCGTCCCCGACGGCATCTCGACGATGGGCGAGGGGCCGGTCGGCGACGCCTTCATCGGCGGGAGCGTGGCGACCGTCGAATCGTGGACGCCGCTGGCGAGCCGCGCGTGGGAGTCGAAGGACTGGAGTCAGCAGCGCCTCGGCGTCGCCAAGCCGCCGAAGGGACCCCAGAGCCGCGCGACGTTCCAGGACACCAACGGCATCGGGGTTTCGAAGTTCTCGAAGAACCAGCAGGCCGCCAAGCGGTTCGCCCAGTTCATGTCGACCACTCAGTCGCTGAAGACCGACATGCTCACCGAGGGCAACCCCGCGCCGGTGCCGGACGTCTACGAGATGTCCGAGGTCAAAAACCAGTTCCCGCAGAAGTGGCTTGACGTCCAGAAGTACAACCTGCAACACGCCAAGAGCGAAACCTACCGGGCCCAGCCGCAGGTCGACAACTACCTCTCGAACCAGATTACGCCGGCGCTCCTGGGCAAGAAGCCGCCGAAGCAGGCGCTCCAGACCGCCGCGCAGAACATCCGCCAGCTCTACAAGAACCTCGGCATCCTCTAA
- a CDS encoding pyridoxal phosphate-dependent aminotransferase, with amino-acid sequence MVSERATRTTPFTAMDVLERANRMDDVVHLEVGEPDFETPTAVTEAAIAALRAGETSYTSSKGKPELRDAISAYYDRQYGVDVPPERIIVTSGSSPALWLAFSVLVDPGDEVVLTDPYYACYPNFVRQADGTVSTVSLSADEGFRPSVDAFARTVDADTEALLLNSPSNPTGAVYDGKTLERLVDLADAADATVVSDEVYHGLTYEGEDHSVLEYTDDAFVLDGFSKRFAMTGWRLGWMVTPPEYAEYVNRIAQNTLICAPNFVQSGGVAALEEATDTLDDVRDTYRERRDYLVDAVEDWGMSMGYTPGGAYYLLIDVSELPGDAFDAADFFLEEAGVAMTPGPDFGSNARDCLRVSYANSAEQLEKASERIQQALESVELSAAD; translated from the coding sequence ATGGTTTCGGAGCGCGCGACCAGGACGACCCCGTTCACCGCGATGGACGTGCTCGAACGGGCCAACCGCATGGACGACGTGGTACACCTCGAAGTGGGCGAACCCGACTTCGAGACGCCGACAGCGGTCACTGAGGCGGCAATCGCGGCGCTCCGAGCAGGCGAGACGAGCTACACCTCCTCGAAGGGCAAGCCCGAACTCCGGGACGCCATCTCGGCGTACTACGACCGCCAGTACGGCGTCGACGTGCCGCCCGAGCGCATCATCGTGACCTCCGGTTCGTCGCCCGCGCTCTGGCTCGCGTTCAGCGTGCTGGTCGACCCCGGCGACGAGGTGGTGCTGACCGACCCCTACTACGCCTGTTACCCGAACTTCGTCCGGCAGGCCGACGGCACCGTTTCCACCGTGTCGCTGTCGGCCGACGAGGGGTTCCGGCCGAGCGTCGACGCCTTCGCCCGGACCGTCGACGCCGACACCGAGGCACTGCTGCTCAACTCGCCGTCGAACCCGACCGGCGCGGTGTACGACGGCAAGACGCTCGAACGACTCGTCGACCTGGCCGACGCCGCCGACGCGACGGTCGTCTCCGACGAGGTCTACCACGGCCTGACCTACGAGGGCGAGGACCACTCCGTGCTGGAGTACACCGACGACGCGTTCGTGCTCGACGGCTTCTCCAAGCGGTTCGCCATGACCGGATGGCGACTCGGCTGGATGGTCACGCCGCCGGAGTACGCCGAGTACGTCAACCGCATCGCCCAGAACACGCTCATCTGCGCGCCGAACTTCGTCCAGTCCGGCGGCGTGGCCGCCCTGGAGGAAGCCACGGACACGCTGGACGACGTGCGCGACACGTACCGCGAGCGCCGGGACTACCTGGTCGACGCGGTCGAGGACTGGGGGATGAGCATGGGCTACACGCCCGGCGGCGCGTACTACCTGCTCATCGACGTGAGCGAACTGCCCGGAGACGCCTTCGACGCCGCCGACTTCTTCCTGGAGGAGGCGGGCGTGGCGATGACCCCCGGTCCGGACTTCGGGTCGAACGCCCGCGACTGCCTGCGGGTGTCGTACGCGAACAGCGCCGAACAACTGGAGAAGGCCTCCGAGCGGATTCAGCAGGCGCTCGAATCGGTCGAACTGTCGGCCGCCGACTGA
- a CDS encoding ABC transporter ATP-binding protein, with product MAQVRLDDLVKEFEDVVAVDHVSLDIPDESFTVLVGPSGCGKTTTLRLVAGLERATDGTISIGDEVVNDRRAYERNIAMVFQNYALYPHKTVEENMRFGLEQQGTDEDVIEERVADAAELLQIEELLDRRPSELSGGQQQRVALGRAIVRDPDVFLMDEPLSNLDAKLRVQMRAELNKLHDELDTTTVYVTHDQIEAMTLADQIAVMDAGEIQQVGPPTFVYANPRNMFVADFLGSPSMNFLEGKLRRGESGLVIDYGTFEHDVPEAHRSAVEGHIGESLTLGVRPENVSVARTGYPATVEVVEPQGEKTVLELTLGEDRSLNASVEPDVDVSVGEEIGVEFDRSKLHYFDPDTGESLTFSERAVDTTDATDPMATER from the coding sequence ATGGCGCAAGTAAGGCTCGACGATCTGGTCAAGGAGTTCGAGGACGTGGTCGCGGTCGACCACGTCTCGCTCGACATCCCCGACGAGAGCTTCACGGTGCTGGTCGGACCGTCGGGCTGTGGCAAGACCACCACCCTGCGACTGGTGGCGGGGCTCGAACGCGCGACCGACGGCACCATCTCGATCGGCGACGAGGTGGTCAACGACCGGCGGGCGTACGAGCGCAACATCGCGATGGTGTTCCAGAACTATGCACTGTACCCCCACAAGACGGTCGAGGAGAACATGCGCTTCGGCCTCGAACAGCAAGGCACCGACGAGGACGTCATCGAGGAGCGGGTGGCCGACGCGGCCGAACTCCTCCAGATAGAGGAGTTGCTCGACCGGCGACCCTCGGAACTCTCGGGCGGTCAACAACAGCGGGTCGCGCTCGGCCGCGCCATCGTCCGGGACCCCGACGTGTTCCTGATGGACGAACCGCTGAGCAATCTGGACGCCAAACTTCGTGTCCAGATGCGCGCCGAACTCAACAAACTCCACGACGAACTCGACACTACGACGGTGTACGTCACGCACGACCAGATCGAGGCGATGACGCTGGCCGACCAGATCGCGGTGATGGACGCCGGGGAGATACAGCAGGTCGGCCCGCCCACGTTCGTCTACGCGAATCCCCGGAACATGTTCGTCGCCGACTTCCTCGGCAGTCCCTCGATGAACTTCCTCGAAGGCAAGTTGCGGCGAGGCGAATCCGGCCTCGTCATCGACTACGGCACCTTCGAACACGACGTCCCGGAGGCCCACCGCTCGGCGGTCGAGGGTCACATCGGCGAGTCGCTCACCCTCGGCGTCCGGCCCGAGAACGTCTCGGTCGCACGGACGGGGTATCCCGCGACCGTCGAGGTGGTCGAACCCCAGGGCGAGAAGACCGTCCTCGAACTCACGCTGGGCGAGGACCGCTCGCTGAACGCCTCGGTCGAACCTGACGTGGACGTGAGCGTCGGCGAGGAGATCGGCGTGGAGTTCGACCGGTCGAAGCTCCACTACTTCGACCCGGACACCGGCGAGTCGCTGACGTTCTCCGAACGGGCGGTCGACACGACCGACGCGACCGACCCGATGGCGACCGAGCGATGA
- a CDS encoding carbohydrate ABC transporter permease — translation MSTSTDSLRRTLDRLFVPLTVGPTLLWIAGIIVYPTAQLFWSSLFWTNPITGAREFVGLRNFKDLLVGDAGGWLGVVNPTFVNFTWNTIVYVGFSVTISFLLGLGVALLLNKDLAGRGWLRTAVIVPWILPYVMSGLMWRWMFQAQYGAINGVLAQSGLIESKIAFLSDGTLAMMALIIADVWVFTPFIIIILLAGLQNVPEQLYDAAEVDGASRWSRFRNVTYPFLKPSILVALTIRIIFDIRALDLVWVMTQGGPGKATEVWASWLYRTAMVFGRPGEGAALGVVLLAVTFAIVAVLYKVFGETPYAT, via the coding sequence ATGTCCACCTCGACGGATTCGTTGCGCCGAACGCTCGACCGGCTGTTCGTCCCGCTGACGGTCGGGCCGACGCTGCTGTGGATAGCCGGCATCATCGTCTACCCGACGGCTCAGCTGTTCTGGTCCAGCCTGTTCTGGACCAACCCCATCACGGGCGCCAGGGAGTTCGTCGGCCTCCGGAACTTCAAGGACCTGCTGGTGGGCGACGCCGGGGGCTGGCTCGGCGTGGTGAATCCGACGTTCGTGAACTTCACGTGGAACACCATCGTCTACGTCGGGTTCAGCGTCACCATCTCGTTCCTGCTCGGCCTCGGCGTCGCGCTCCTGCTGAACAAGGACCTCGCGGGTCGGGGGTGGCTCAGAACCGCGGTGATCGTGCCGTGGATTCTGCCGTACGTGATGAGCGGGCTGATGTGGCGCTGGATGTTCCAGGCCCAGTACGGTGCGATAAACGGCGTGCTCGCCCAGTCGGGGCTGATAGAGAGCAAGATCGCGTTCCTCTCGGACGGGACGCTCGCGATGATGGCGCTCATCATCGCCGACGTGTGGGTGTTCACGCCGTTCATCATCATCATCCTGCTGGCGGGCCTGCAGAACGTGCCCGAGCAGTTGTACGACGCCGCCGAGGTCGACGGTGCGAGCCGATGGTCGCGGTTCCGGAACGTCACGTACCCGTTCCTGAAACCGTCGATTCTGGTCGCGCTGACCATCCGCATCATCTTCGATATCCGCGCGCTCGACCTCGTCTGGGTCATGACCCAGGGCGGACCGGGTAAAGCGACCGAGGTGTGGGCCTCCTGGCTGTATCGAACCGCGATGGTGTTCGGCCGACCCGGCGAGGGCGCCGCGCTCGGCGTGGTGCTGCTGGCGGTGACGTTCGCCATCGTCGCGGTGCTGTACAAGGTATTCGGCGAAACCCCCTACGCAACATGA
- a CDS encoding carbohydrate ABC transporter permease gives MSTETSYFDRIVDGFGLDTDNEWPSVVRERLVAYGLLGVYVFVVWFPIYYILITSIQPASEVLSLPINFIPQQITASNYVDIFANRPFELYTFNSLVVASVTTLICVTLGTVTGYTFSRHDFLGNKALLLSIVGARMIPPIALIVPFFSIMSNPPLIGWLTGSLYDTKIALILTYTFFNLPFAVWIMKNYFDGVPESLDEQAQVDGCSQWEGFVKVILPVAKPGIAATAILAFIFSWNEFVFALVLTSSEQAQTLPIAVSLFVADDFVDWAHLAAGGMIAALPGILFGLFFQRYIVSGLTQGAVKE, from the coding sequence ATGAGCACCGAAACGTCCTACTTCGACCGAATCGTCGACGGGTTCGGCCTCGACACCGACAACGAGTGGCCGAGCGTGGTCCGCGAGCGCCTGGTGGCCTACGGCTTGCTGGGGGTGTACGTGTTCGTGGTGTGGTTCCCGATCTACTACATCCTCATCACGAGCATCCAGCCGGCGTCGGAGGTGCTCTCGCTCCCGATCAACTTCATCCCGCAGCAGATCACGGCGAGCAACTACGTCGACATCTTCGCCAACCGGCCGTTCGAACTGTACACGTTCAACAGCCTGGTGGTCGCGAGCGTCACGACGCTCATCTGCGTCACCCTCGGGACCGTGACCGGCTACACGTTCTCCCGCCACGACTTCCTGGGGAACAAGGCGCTGTTGCTCTCGATCGTCGGCGCGCGGATGATTCCGCCCATCGCGCTCATCGTGCCGTTCTTCTCGATCATGAGCAACCCGCCGCTCATCGGCTGGCTGACCGGGAGTCTGTACGACACGAAGATCGCACTGATCCTGACGTACACGTTCTTCAACCTCCCGTTCGCGGTGTGGATAATGAAGAACTACTTCGACGGCGTGCCCGAGAGCCTCGACGAGCAGGCCCAGGTCGACGGCTGTTCGCAGTGGGAGGGGTTCGTGAAGGTCATCCTCCCGGTCGCCAAGCCCGGCATTGCCGCCACCGCCATCCTGGCGTTCATCTTCTCGTGGAACGAGTTCGTGTTCGCGCTCGTGCTCACGTCCTCCGAGCAGGCCCAGACGTTACCGATCGCGGTGTCGCTGTTCGTGGCCGACGACTTCGTCGACTGGGCCCACCTGGCGGCCGGCGGGATGATCGCGGCGCTGCCGGGCATCCTGTTCGGCCTGTTCTTCCAGCGCTACATCGTCAGCGGACTCACTCAAGGAGCTGTCAAGGAATGA